Proteins encoded by one window of Chloroflexota bacterium:
- a CDS encoding right-handed parallel beta-helix repeat-containing protein: protein MLRRSISIVGLIALLVVFTASTVQAATINVANGIVVVAADGQCSLIEAIVNANTDAATHADCPAGSGADTISLATGSTYTLTAVDNTVVSLGGNGLPAITSSITINGNGATITRGNGAPNFRIFYLDTGGNLTLNSVTVSKGDTGAYMGGGIYSNSATLTIANATLSNNTAGGVGGGLHSVSSTLTVNNSTVTNNSGYGIAVTFGSATVTGSTFSNNSGDGLVAHGDPTLTVANSTFSNNGGSGLAVLSGTATITDSAFSNNHDTYNGGGLTIGTNGNAPVVTVTNSTFTGNSANNMGGAIASSGALTISNSTISGNSVKAQ, encoded by the coding sequence ATGCTTCGCAGATCTATCTCGATAGTTGGGCTGATTGCGCTTCTCGTTGTCTTTACCGCCTCAACAGTTCAAGCGGCGACCATCAATGTGGCAAATGGAATAGTCGTGGTAGCCGCAGACGGGCAATGCTCGCTCATTGAGGCCATTGTTAATGCCAATACTGACGCGGCCACGCACGCCGACTGCCCTGCCGGAAGCGGCGCGGATACGATTTCGCTGGCAACCGGGTCAACGTACACACTGACGGCAGTGGACAACACTGTTGTCAGTCTCGGCGGCAACGGTCTCCCCGCCATTACCAGTTCAATCACTATCAATGGCAACGGCGCGACGATCACGCGCGGCAATGGCGCGCCCAACTTCCGCATTTTCTACTTGGACACAGGCGGCAATTTGACGCTCAACTCCGTCACCGTGAGCAAAGGCGACACGGGGGCATATATGGGAGGCGGCATTTATAGCAACAGCGCCACACTCACGATTGCAAACGCCACTCTCTCCAATAACACCGCCGGCGGCGTGGGCGGCGGCCTTCACAGCGTCAGCAGTACGCTGACCGTCAACAACAGCACAGTCACAAACAACAGCGGCTACGGCATCGCCGTCACTTTTGGCAGCGCCACTGTCACCGGCAGCACCTTCTCAAACAACAGCGGCGACGGCCTTGTTGCGCATGGCGATCCGACGCTCACCGTTGCCAACAGCACCTTCTCAAATAATGGCGGTAGCGGCCTGGCCGTGTTGAGCGGCACAGCCACTATAACGGACAGCGCCTTTTCCAACAACCACGACACCTACAACGGCGGCGGTCTCACCATCGGAACGAATGGCAACGCCCCTGTGGTGACCGTCACTAACAGCACGTTCACTGGCAACAGCGCCAACAACATGGGTGGGGCCATCGCCAGTTCAGGCGCACTAACGATCAGCAACAGTACTATCTCCGGCAACTCTGTAAAGGCACAATAA